From Carya illinoinensis cultivar Pawnee chromosome 5, C.illinoinensisPawnee_v1, whole genome shotgun sequence, one genomic window encodes:
- the LOC122311673 gene encoding mediator of RNA polymerase II transcription subunit 22b-like, translated as MNKGVGGGGGLGSAAVGGGGGPTAAAAAAAAQKQKSLLQRVETDIGNIVDNFSHLVNVSRVNDPPVRNSQEAFMMEMRAARMVQAADSLLKLVSELKQTAIFSGFASLNDHVEQRTVEFNQQAEKTDRMLARIGEEAAASLKELEAHYYSSVERASQLQNGDLR; from the exons ATGAATAAAGGAGTTGGCGGAGGCGGCGGCTTGGGAAGTGCTGCCGTCGGTGGTGGAGGCGGACCCACGGCGGCTGCAGCGGCGGCGGCAGCTCAGAAGCAGAAGTCGTTGCTACAAAGAGTCGAAACCGACATCGGCAACATCGTCGACAACTTCAGCCACCTCGTCAATGTCTCCCGG GTGAATGATCCACCAGTAAGAAATTCACAAGAAGCCTTCATGATGGAGATGCGTGCAGCTAGAATG GTTCAAGCAGCTGACTCCCTGCTTAAGTTGGTGTCAGAGCTTAAGCAAACAGCAATCTTTTCAGGATTTGCATCCCTTAATGACCATGTGGAGCAAAGAACAGTTGAGTTTAATCAACAGGCAGAGAAGACAGATCGGATGTTGGCTAGAATTGGAGAGGAGGCAGCTGCCAGCCTCAAGGAGCTTGAAGCGCATTATTATTCTTCTGTGGAGAGGGCGAGTCAATTGCAAAATGGGGATTTACGATGA